The Spirosoma foliorum genome has a window encoding:
- a CDS encoding OmpA family protein, translating to MSKLWVWWMGLGVWVIVSVCVHLFYIKRIRLSEEPVLPPVHIIDGNQLRIQLRGNLFQQAGSELKSIGNRSANSRSGNIRSGLDTLADYLKANPRRWLTVIGYYTPAEGKQTLISNLGVLRATSVQQYLVSAGVPEEQIKVWGEASNALLFVQDSTNALSFAFQSITIDANWLARHQKYVDLFHPLQLYFQTGSTAYIHTPDNEQFAREAIAYLRNHKRDRLVITGHTDSVGTEVRNLQLSRLRARVIQDSLVKQGADKRWLQLVAQGDKSPIAPNALPEGREANRRVTLLVERR from the coding sequence ATGAGTAAGCTATGGGTATGGTGGATGGGATTAGGTGTTTGGGTAATCGTTTCTGTTTGTGTACACCTATTCTACATCAAACGTATTCGGCTGTCGGAAGAACCTGTTCTGCCCCCTGTACACATTATTGACGGCAATCAATTGCGGATTCAACTACGGGGTAATCTATTCCAGCAGGCGGGCAGCGAACTAAAATCAATAGGTAATCGGTCAGCGAACAGTCGTTCCGGGAACATCCGTTCTGGATTGGATACGCTGGCTGATTACCTAAAAGCGAATCCTCGCCGATGGCTCACGGTGATTGGTTATTATACCCCAGCCGAAGGCAAGCAAACATTGATTTCCAACTTAGGGGTTTTACGGGCCACCAGTGTTCAGCAGTATTTGGTGAGCGCCGGGGTACCCGAAGAGCAGATCAAGGTTTGGGGAGAAGCTTCCAATGCGTTGCTGTTTGTGCAGGATTCTACGAATGCCCTGTCGTTTGCCTTTCAGTCGATAACGATTGACGCAAACTGGCTGGCGCGGCACCAGAAGTATGTTGATCTGTTTCATCCGCTACAGTTGTATTTCCAGACGGGAAGTACAGCCTATATCCATACGCCCGACAACGAACAGTTTGCCCGCGAAGCCATTGCCTACCTGCGCAACCACAAACGGGATCGACTAGTGATTACGGGTCATACGGATAGTGTTGGAACAGAAGTACGGAACCTGCAACTGTCGCGGCTACGGGCGCGAGTGATTCAGGATTCGCTGGTGAAACAAGGAGCCGATAAGCGATGGCTCCAGTTAGTAGCCCAGGGCGATAAATCGCCCATTGCGCCGAACGCTTTACCCGAGGGTCGTGAAGCGAACCGACGGGTAACGTTGCTTGTAGAACGACGTTGA
- a CDS encoding DUF5458 family protein — MESEPTASSAQLDARPSTGISRGATLPGIPALSAYGGYAFIESFIDGSQNLNPDRKARKKIYMGDPTKETDRAVLKEKLKLWIEVLSSSENQNEMLDTAKDKATEVEQNLQKNLLTALETTRELETNYRALSLFYKNAEADKLSNVTIVNAGFDQLTDLDNSRFIDYIADELKQNYDRLDLRQNYSLLVVPGFMGSNAVLEKWAKIAHNNKVTLFTDFADLESSEDVIDLFSTANMTGAELFRSSVIMTCNWVVGRSKVAEVGEVENLYVPPSMALAGKIYYTLMSQVTAGKKHGGMNEVPGVRFPLRKSELSAVERLNLVPMIDEYGRVMAFGSKTLFNGDNMGLQTYSVVRVFDYITKVLFDFLNRRAFENWNSLIEADLRRQIAGFLDSIKGPDKLIDQFRIMRLERDDKIKDRIYLDIRLTPYFPAKSFVIRLDGRRGDDVESPEWTSDYGQI, encoded by the coding sequence ATGGAAAGCGAACCTACAGCATCCTCAGCACAACTTGATGCACGGCCCTCTACAGGGATTAGCCGTGGCGCCACCCTTCCTGGCATTCCTGCCCTATCCGCTTACGGTGGTTATGCCTTTATCGAAAGTTTTATTGATGGTTCACAAAACCTGAACCCCGACCGCAAAGCGCGGAAGAAAATATACATGGGCGACCCAACCAAAGAAACGGATCGGGCCGTCCTGAAAGAAAAACTTAAACTCTGGATCGAAGTACTGAGCTCGTCTGAAAATCAGAACGAAATGCTCGATACGGCAAAAGATAAGGCAACGGAAGTTGAGCAAAATCTGCAAAAAAACCTGTTAACAGCGCTGGAAACAACGCGGGAACTGGAAACCAACTACCGGGCGCTTTCTTTGTTCTACAAGAATGCCGAAGCGGATAAGTTGTCGAACGTTACCATCGTTAATGCTGGTTTTGATCAACTGACCGATCTGGACAACTCTCGCTTCATCGATTACATCGCCGATGAGCTGAAACAGAACTATGATCGCCTTGACCTGCGTCAGAACTATTCGCTTTTGGTCGTTCCTGGCTTCATGGGATCGAATGCCGTGTTAGAGAAATGGGCCAAAATTGCGCATAACAACAAAGTAACCCTGTTCACCGATTTCGCCGATCTTGAAAGCTCAGAAGACGTTATCGACCTGTTCAGCACAGCCAATATGACAGGGGCAGAGTTGTTCCGCTCCAGCGTTATCATGACCTGTAACTGGGTTGTGGGCCGTAGTAAAGTAGCTGAAGTAGGTGAAGTAGAGAATTTGTACGTTCCGCCTTCCATGGCACTGGCCGGCAAAATCTACTACACGCTGATGTCGCAGGTAACGGCGGGTAAGAAACACGGTGGTATGAATGAAGTACCGGGTGTTCGCTTCCCACTTCGTAAAAGCGAACTGTCGGCCGTTGAGCGCCTGAATCTGGTGCCCATGATCGACGAGTACGGTCGGGTTATGGCTTTCGGTAGCAAAACCCTCTTTAACGGCGACAACATGGGTCTACAAACCTACTCCGTTGTTCGGGTATTCGATTACATCACCAAAGTGCTATTCGACTTCCTGAACCGTCGGGCCTTCGAAAACTGGAACTCGCTCATCGAAGCGGATTTACGTCGGCAGATTGCTGGCTTCCTGGATAGCATTAAAGGACCAGATAAACTGATCGATCAATTCCGCATCATGCGCCTGGAACGCGATGACAAAATAAAGGATCGTATCTATCTCGACATCCGACTGACGCCTTACTTCCCTGCCAAGAGCTTTGTTATTCGGCTCGACGGTCGTCGGGGCGATGACGTGGAAAGTCCAGAATGGACATCTGATTACGGTCAGATCTAA
- a CDS encoding ATP-binding protein: protein MNIIQVNPAGPNEPSTCGALTISDEYRALLTTGESNRPDFSADFPASRVTTTLEWDDLVLDYQIMEEVKEIKTWIDNSDTILKNAQLKKYLKPGYRALFYGPPGTGKTLTASLLGKSTGLDVYRIDLSMIVSKYIGETEKNLGRVFDLAERRRWILFFDEADALFGKRTETTSSNDRHANQEVAFLLQRMENFPGVIVLATNLKDNIDEAFARRFQSMIYFPAPNASKRANLWRQAFKDSVDVDPSIDFDKLGERFAVTGAIIMNVLRACVMININRQRPITSDDIISSLQREFHKEGKTLEEIGKKTFRN from the coding sequence TTGAACATTATCCAGGTAAACCCCGCGGGCCCTAATGAACCTAGTACCTGTGGAGCGCTGACTATATCTGACGAATACCGGGCCTTGCTTACAACGGGCGAAAGCAACCGTCCTGATTTTAGTGCTGATTTTCCGGCCAGCCGCGTAACCACCACGCTAGAGTGGGATGATCTGGTTCTCGACTATCAGATTATGGAGGAAGTGAAAGAGATAAAAACCTGGATTGATAATTCGGACACAATTTTAAAAAACGCCCAGCTAAAAAAATACCTCAAACCCGGTTATCGCGCGTTGTTCTATGGCCCACCCGGTACGGGAAAAACGCTAACAGCTAGCTTGTTAGGGAAATCGACAGGTCTGGATGTGTATCGAATTGACCTATCCATGATTGTGTCTAAATACATTGGTGAAACGGAGAAAAACCTGGGGCGGGTGTTCGATTTAGCGGAGCGCCGGCGCTGGATTCTGTTTTTTGATGAGGCCGATGCCCTGTTTGGTAAACGGACCGAAACAACGTCGTCTAACGATCGGCACGCCAATCAGGAAGTGGCTTTTCTGCTGCAACGGATGGAAAACTTTCCGGGTGTAATTGTTCTGGCAACCAACCTGAAAGATAACATCGACGAAGCTTTTGCCCGGCGCTTTCAGTCCATGATTTATTTCCCCGCACCCAACGCATCGAAACGCGCCAATTTGTGGCGACAGGCGTTTAAGGATTCAGTTGACGTTGATCCAAGTATTGACTTTGACAAGCTAGGTGAGCGCTTTGCGGTTACAGGTGCCATTATCATGAATGTTTTACGAGCCTGTGTAATGATTAACATTAATCGGCAACGGCCAATTACTTCCGATGATATTATATCAAGCTTGCAACGTGAATTTCATAAAGAAGGAAAAACACTGGAAGAAATTGGAAAAAAGACATTCAGAAATTAA
- the tssD gene encoding type VI secretion system tube protein TssD translates to MADAADVGFTSKLTIGTSTFDVLSFGTSFSRDYDQKGRPSSAVRAGDMSLTIEITQNEDLIDKMINAQNKAVDGKIEFWQSGKDGVFRTVDFKNGYITSYKEGFQPAGSSNFSADISITAEKITVGKAAYDAGWPINS, encoded by the coding sequence ATGGCAGACGCAGCAGATGTAGGTTTTACGTCAAAACTTACTATTGGCACAAGTACATTTGACGTTCTTAGTTTTGGTACGTCCTTCAGCCGGGATTATGACCAGAAAGGACGTCCTTCCTCGGCCGTTCGGGCGGGTGATATGTCATTGACGATCGAAATAACCCAAAACGAAGATTTGATCGATAAGATGATCAATGCTCAGAATAAAGCCGTCGATGGCAAAATCGAGTTCTGGCAATCAGGTAAAGACGGAGTTTTCCGTACGGTCGATTTCAAAAATGGCTACATTACTAGCTACAAGGAAGGCTTTCAACCAGCAGGATCAAGCAATTTCAGTGCAGATATATCCATCACGGCAGAGAAAATAACTGTTGGTAAGGCAGCATATGACGCAGGCTGGCCAATCAATAGCTAA
- the tssD gene encoding type VI secretion system tube protein TssD, giving the protein MPYSSKITLGADTFDILGGDIGFSRSVDVKGRPSSHVMGGQFSFTVEVTEKSALVEHMVNSQNKPFDKGALEFTDAGDDGVTRKIEFANAYIVNYSESFSAAGAAYTCSITISAEKITIQKAVLDQRWPVKK; this is encoded by the coding sequence ATGCCATATTCAAGTAAAATTACGCTGGGCGCCGACACATTCGATATTCTGGGAGGAGACATTGGCTTTTCCAGAAGCGTTGATGTCAAAGGAAGACCGTCCAGCCACGTCATGGGTGGCCAATTCTCATTTACGGTGGAAGTCACGGAGAAATCAGCCTTGGTCGAGCACATGGTCAATTCGCAAAATAAACCTTTTGATAAAGGAGCCTTAGAATTTACGGATGCTGGTGATGATGGAGTAACCCGCAAGATCGAGTTCGCGAATGCTTACATCGTCAACTATAGCGAATCGTTTTCGGCGGCTGGCGCAGCCTATACGTGCTCAATTACGATTTCGGCCGAAAAAATAACCATTCAAAAAGCGGTACTGGATCAGCGGTGGCCCGTGAAGAAATAA